The following coding sequences lie in one Desulfonatronum thiodismutans genomic window:
- the phnE gene encoding phosphonate ABC transporter, permease protein PhnE, with translation MSATASRRPFKANWGARIGWVLLALYCVYATLSLDFTWSRFVTGLDNGARFLGAMFPPEFTRWRMLVDNLIETVEIAVIASAFGVAFSLPIGLIAARNLMPTWATWPARTLIAICRSFHPVIFAILFVKAVGFGPLAGIITLVFASIGFIGKLFAEAIEEISLKPVEACRAAGAPFMSVIFMAVLPQVLNRFIGFATYQFDANLRNSTMVGIVGAGGIGGTLFAAFQRFDYDFLAAILLSIIALVMLGEYLASIVKAVFND, from the coding sequence ATGAGCGCGACCGCCTCGCGAAGACCCTTCAAGGCCAACTGGGGCGCGCGCATCGGCTGGGTCCTGCTGGCCCTGTACTGCGTTTACGCGACCTTGTCCCTGGATTTCACCTGGTCCCGCTTCGTGACTGGATTAGACAACGGGGCGAGGTTTCTGGGGGCCATGTTTCCGCCGGAGTTCACACGGTGGCGCATGCTGGTGGACAATCTGATCGAGACCGTGGAGATCGCGGTGATCGCCTCGGCTTTCGGCGTGGCCTTTTCCCTGCCCATCGGCTTGATCGCGGCCCGGAATCTGATGCCAACCTGGGCTACCTGGCCGGCTCGGACCCTGATCGCCATCTGCCGCTCTTTCCATCCGGTGATTTTCGCCATTCTGTTCGTCAAGGCCGTGGGCTTCGGGCCTTTGGCGGGCATCATCACTCTGGTCTTCGCCTCCATCGGCTTCATCGGCAAGCTCTTCGCCGAGGCCATCGAGGAGATCTCCCTGAAACCCGTGGAAGCCTGTCGGGCCGCGGGTGCGCCCTTCATGAGCGTGATCTTCATGGCCGTTCTGCCCCAGGTGCTGAACCGGTTCATCGGGTTCGCCACCTACCAGTTCGACGCGAACCTGCGCAATTCGACCATGGTCGGGATCGTGGGCGCCGGCGGCATCGGCGGGACCCTGTTCGCCGCGTTCCAGCGCTTTGACTACGACTTCCTGGCGGCCATTCTGCTTTCCATCATCGCCCTGGTCATGCTCGGTGAGTATCTGGCCTCCATCGTCAAGGCGGTGTTCAATGACTAG
- the phnD gene encoding phosphate/phosphite/phosphonate ABC transporter substrate-binding protein: MMRKLFGFMAMILILALAHPGFAQVCEHRGNLDERFCDNDRDLVADLLPAGQCKDPSTLVFTYTPVEDPAVYQDVFSDFMSYLEKATGKKVIYYTVHSNAAQVEAMRSGRLHVAGFSTGPTVFAVNLAGYVPIAVKGGPEGFQGYNLIVLVKQDSPIQTMEDLKGKTVAHTSASSNSGNLAPRVLFPELGVTPDEDYKVVYSGKHDQSVLGVAHGDYEAAPVASDVYERMLRAGRVQEGQLRTIYTSEKFPTSSFGYASELCPELVQKIVGAFHTYRYTDKMKEAFDGADRFYPVTYKVDWGIIRTINEALGETLQ; encoded by the coding sequence ATGATGAGAAAGTTGTTCGGCTTTATGGCGATGATCCTGATTCTGGCCTTGGCCCATCCCGGCTTCGCCCAGGTCTGCGAGCATCGCGGCAATCTGGACGAGCGGTTCTGCGACAACGATAGGGATTTGGTCGCCGACTTGCTGCCCGCGGGGCAGTGCAAGGATCCTTCTACCCTGGTCTTCACCTATACCCCGGTTGAAGATCCGGCGGTGTACCAGGACGTGTTCTCGGATTTCATGAGCTATCTGGAAAAGGCCACCGGCAAAAAGGTCATCTACTACACGGTGCACTCCAACGCGGCCCAGGTTGAAGCCATGCGCTCCGGTCGGCTGCATGTGGCCGGATTCTCCACCGGCCCGACGGTTTTTGCTGTAAATCTGGCCGGATACGTGCCCATCGCGGTCAAGGGCGGTCCGGAAGGTTTTCAGGGTTACAACCTGATCGTGCTGGTCAAGCAGGACAGCCCGATCCAGACCATGGAAGACCTCAAGGGCAAAACCGTGGCCCATACCTCGGCTTCCTCCAATTCCGGCAACCTGGCCCCCCGTGTGCTGTTCCCGGAACTGGGCGTCACCCCGGATGAGGACTACAAGGTCGTCTACTCGGGCAAGCACGACCAGTCCGTGCTGGGCGTGGCCCACGGCGACTACGAGGCCGCTCCGGTGGCCTCGGACGTTTACGAGCGGATGCTCCGTGCCGGACGCGTCCAGGAAGGACAGCTGCGGACCATCTACACCAGCGAGAAGTTCCCCACGTCCTCCTTCGGCTATGCCAGCGAACTCTGTCCGGAGCTGGTCCAGAAGATCGTCGGCGCCTTCCACACTTATCGCTACACCGACAAGATGAAGGAAGCCTTTGACGGCGCGGACCGGTTCTATCCCGTGACCTACAAGGTGGACTGGGGCATCATCCGGACCATCAACGAGGCCCTGGGCGAGACGCTGCAGTAA
- the phnE gene encoding phosphonate ABC transporter, permease protein PhnE yields the protein MTSRKWQRFTPLQRLARFSVFLAAGIALAVSLRTVHVVPEFLYDAPSQMGDMFSRMWPPATGYYWTGVHSALVETMHIAGMGTILALFLALPVALMAARNITPVPALNWLAKLILVSSRSVNTLVWAILFVAVFGPGALAGTIAIGFRSIGFCGKLLGEALEECNPGPIEALKAAGAPWTSIILKGYWPQVAPAFWGISLFRWDINVRESAVIGLVGAGGIGMALDTAINLFRWNQVALILLCIFAIVIVAEIVVTKIRQRII from the coding sequence ATGACTAGCCGCAAATGGCAACGCTTCACCCCCTTGCAGCGCCTAGCCCGGTTCAGCGTCTTTCTGGCCGCCGGGATCGCCTTGGCCGTATCCCTGCGCACGGTGCACGTCGTGCCCGAGTTTCTGTACGACGCCCCAAGCCAAATGGGGGACATGTTTTCCCGGATGTGGCCGCCGGCTACGGGGTATTACTGGACCGGCGTGCACAGCGCCCTGGTGGAGACCATGCACATCGCCGGGATGGGCACCATTCTGGCTCTGTTCCTGGCCCTGCCCGTGGCGCTGATGGCCGCCAGGAACATCACTCCGGTCCCGGCCCTGAACTGGCTGGCCAAGCTGATCCTGGTCTCCTCCCGTTCGGTGAACACCCTGGTATGGGCCATTTTGTTCGTGGCGGTCTTCGGTCCCGGAGCCCTGGCCGGGACCATCGCCATTGGTTTCCGGTCCATCGGCTTTTGCGGGAAACTGCTGGGCGAGGCCCTGGAAGAATGCAACCCCGGCCCCATCGAGGCACTCAAAGCCGCGGGCGCGCCTTGGACGAGCATCATTCTCAAAGGCTACTGGCCCCAGGTGGCCCCGGCCTTCTGGGGCATCAGCCTGTTTCGTTGGGACATCAATGTCCGCGAATCCGCGGTCATCGGCCTGGTGGGCGCGGGCGGCATCGGCATGGCCCTGGACACGGCCATCAACCTGTTCCGCTGGAACCAGGTGGCCTTGATTCTTTTGTGCATCTTCGCCATCGTGATCGTCGCGGAAATCGTGGTGACCAAGATTCGCCAACGCATTATTTAA
- the phnC gene encoding phosphonate ABC transporter ATP-binding protein yields MTEHSTKGSGGKAPASLIVSNLVKAYVPGKPVLNDVSFSVGGQTTVAIIGPSGTGKSTLLRCINRLIDPTGGTISVAGLELSRLSGRALREARRHIGMVFQEFNLVERLTVIENVLCGRLGFVPVWRAFLRKFEQADIDRAFELIDKVGLTDFATTRADALSGGQRQRVGIARAVMQNPALLMADEPTSSLDPKTSVEIMELLNDFSSSQGIPVLINIHDVNLAKRFADRVIGMSQGAIIFDGPPKELSDTHLQQIYGGEGWLT; encoded by the coding sequence GTGACGGAGCATTCCACGAAAGGAAGCGGGGGCAAGGCCCCAGCTTCCTTGATTGTTTCCAACCTGGTCAAGGCATACGTTCCGGGCAAGCCGGTCCTGAACGACGTTTCGTTTTCGGTCGGCGGGCAAACCACGGTGGCCATCATCGGGCCGTCCGGCACCGGGAAGTCCACGCTCTTGCGGTGCATCAACCGTCTGATCGATCCCACCGGAGGGACCATCAGCGTGGCCGGCCTTGAGCTGTCCAGGCTGTCCGGCAGGGCCCTGCGCGAGGCGCGCCGCCACATTGGGATGGTTTTTCAGGAGTTCAATCTGGTGGAGCGGTTGACGGTGATTGAAAACGTCCTCTGCGGCCGGTTGGGCTTCGTGCCGGTCTGGAGGGCTTTTTTGCGCAAGTTCGAGCAGGCCGACATCGACCGGGCCTTTGAGCTGATCGACAAGGTCGGATTGACGGACTTCGCCACCACTCGGGCCGACGCCCTCTCCGGAGGCCAACGCCAACGGGTGGGCATTGCCCGGGCCGTGATGCAGAACCCGGCCTTGCTCATGGCCGACGAACCCACGTCGTCACTGGACCCGAAGACCTCCGTGGAGATCATGGAGCTGCTCAACGACTTCTCCTCGTCCCAGGGCATCCCGGTATTGATCAACATTCATGACGTGAATCTGGCCAAACGCTTCGCGGACCGGGTCATCGGCATGTCCCAGGGGGCGATTATTTTCGACGGGCCTCCCAAGGAGCTGAGCGACACCCATCTGCAACAAATTTATGGCGGCGAGGGCTGGCTGACATGA
- a CDS encoding (Fe-S)-binding protein produces MNPEPSSTLSTDITASVFRRRAHELLPRDANYTMCLACGLCSSGCPASGLADMDPRKFVRMAALGLDAELLQTPWVWMCTMCKRCQHVCPMNIDIPSLIYHARTCWPRDTRPKGVVASCDQSLRTKTGSAMGASPEDFEFVVGDVLEEVHAAQKGFERLRAPMNKPDSFFFLNQNSREPMTEPDEMVPLWKILDHVGADWTYGSLGWAAENYCMFAADDAAWERIVREKVKAVEELGAKVWLNTEUGHEFYAVRVGLQKFGITPNFRLESIITWYARWIREGKLPVTSDWNRDLGIKFTVQDPCQLVRKSLGDDIANDLRFVVKSVVGPENFVEMYPCKSNNYCCGGGGGALQAGFPEARRAYGLRKRDQILATGATYCIAPCHNCHSQIHDLADHFGHDWHTVHLWTLICLSLGMLGENERAYLGGDLKGLGLLPAT; encoded by the coding sequence ATGAACCCGGAACCCTCCTCCACGCTCTCCACCGACATCACCGCCTCCGTCTTTCGACGCCGGGCCCATGAGCTCCTGCCCCGGGACGCCAACTACACCATGTGCCTGGCCTGTGGCCTGTGCTCCTCAGGGTGCCCCGCGTCCGGCCTGGCGGACATGGATCCCCGCAAATTCGTCCGCATGGCCGCCCTGGGCTTGGACGCGGAACTGCTCCAAACCCCCTGGGTCTGGATGTGCACAATGTGCAAGCGCTGCCAGCACGTCTGCCCGATGAACATCGACATCCCCAGCCTGATCTACCACGCCCGGACCTGCTGGCCCAGGGACACGCGCCCCAAAGGCGTTGTCGCCTCCTGCGACCAGTCCCTGCGCACCAAAACCGGCTCGGCCATGGGCGCCAGCCCGGAGGATTTTGAATTCGTTGTCGGCGATGTTCTGGAAGAGGTGCATGCGGCCCAAAAGGGCTTTGAGCGGCTGCGGGCCCCCATGAACAAGCCGGATTCCTTCTTCTTCCTTAATCAGAATTCCCGGGAGCCCATGACCGAGCCGGATGAAATGGTTCCGCTGTGGAAGATCCTGGACCATGTCGGGGCGGACTGGACGTACGGCTCCCTGGGCTGGGCCGCGGAGAACTACTGCATGTTCGCGGCGGACGACGCGGCCTGGGAGCGCATCGTCCGGGAGAAGGTCAAGGCCGTGGAGGAGCTGGGGGCCAAGGTCTGGCTGAACACGGAGTGAGGCCACGAATTCTACGCAGTCCGGGTCGGGCTGCAAAAATTCGGCATCACCCCGAACTTTCGCCTGGAGAGCATCATCACCTGGTACGCCCGCTGGATCCGGGAGGGCAAGCTGCCCGTGACCAGCGACTGGAACCGCGACCTGGGCATCAAGTTCACCGTGCAGGACCCCTGTCAGCTGGTCCGCAAGTCCCTGGGCGACGATATCGCCAATGACCTGCGCTTCGTGGTCAAAAGCGTGGTCGGCCCCGAGAACTTTGTGGAAATGTATCCTTGCAAGTCCAACAACTATTGCTGCGGGGGCGGAGGCGGAGCCCTCCAGGCCGGCTTTCCCGAAGCCCGCAGGGCCTACGGACTGCGCAAGCGGGATCAGATCCTGGCCACCGGGGCCACCTACTGCATCGCCCCCTGCCACAACTGCCACTCCCAAATCCACGACCTGGCCGACCACTTCGGCCACGACTGGCACACCGTCCACCTCTGGACCCTGATCTGCCTGTCCCTGGGCATGCTCGGCGAAAACGAAAGGGCGTATCTGGGGGGGGATTTGAAGGGGCTGGGGTTGTTGCCTGCGACTTGA
- a CDS encoding Fic family protein, which yields MVKNHPFVDGNKRSGAFLFVDFLHSNDCLLNPQGEPVINDTGLAALTLLVAESDPKQKEVLIRLIMNMLAHYRVSQEQT from the coding sequence GTGGTCAAGAACCACCCCTTCGTCGATGGCAACAAACGCAGCGGCGCTTTTCTGTTCGTCGATTTTCTGCACAGCAATGACTGCCTGCTGAATCCACAGGGCGAACCGGTGATCAACGACACCGGCCTGGCTGCTCTGACCTTGCTGGTGGCGGAATCGGATCCAAAGCAGAAAGAAGTACTGATCCGGTTAATCATGAACATGCTGGCGCATTATCGTGTTAGCCAAGAGCAGACTTGA
- the glpB gene encoding glycerol-3-phosphate dehydrogenase subunit GlpB → MNDMMQCDLAIIGTGIAGMAAAVFAANRGLSVVQAGSTGALAYTSGVFDVLGALPSETAGGRPTVVRKPFAAMADLFRIEPGHPYAGVPAEEIRAAFAEVSAFLADIGLPYQTGGDDNYRLPTPAGTVKHSWCVPETALAGCLALESGKPALIVALHGLKGFSSRQIAANLAEVWPGLQPVSVPMPGHTGGELYPEQAARMLETASARKALAEVVAPHVRGVEAVGFPAVLGMHRPGDVTRDLAERLGVPVFEIPTMPPGVPGIRLKEAFESALPERGVALFCQQKMSGIVPEPADPFVLRITGQPVEREVRAAKVLLCSGRFLGGGLAARQDLGIVETVFDLAVRQPESRSGWHRQDYFDPRGHPVHRTGLAVDQQFRPLAKDGRPVHPGLHAAGSILAHQDWIRMKCGAGVAIATAYKAVEALRRGR, encoded by the coding sequence ATGAATGACATGATGCAGTGCGATCTAGCCATTATTGGAACGGGCATCGCGGGCATGGCCGCCGCTGTTTTCGCCGCCAACCGGGGGTTGTCCGTGGTCCAGGCCGGGAGCACCGGAGCTCTGGCCTATACCAGCGGCGTTTTCGACGTCCTCGGGGCGTTGCCATCGGAGACCGCGGGCGGTCGGCCCACGGTGGTCCGCAAGCCCTTTGCCGCGATGGCGGACCTGTTCCGGATCGAGCCGGGACATCCCTATGCAGGGGTGCCCGCTGAGGAGATTCGGGCGGCTTTCGCGGAAGTTTCGGCATTTCTGGCGGACATCGGACTGCCCTACCAAACAGGCGGGGACGATAACTATCGCCTGCCGACCCCGGCCGGCACGGTCAAGCACTCCTGGTGCGTTCCGGAGACAGCCCTGGCCGGCTGCCTGGCCCTGGAGAGCGGCAAACCTGCCTTGATCGTCGCCCTGCATGGCTTGAAGGGCTTTTCGTCCAGGCAGATTGCCGCGAATCTCGCCGAAGTCTGGCCGGGTCTCCAGCCCGTGTCCGTCCCCATGCCCGGCCACACGGGGGGCGAATTGTATCCGGAGCAGGCGGCCCGGATGCTGGAGACGGCTTCGGCGCGAAAAGCCCTGGCCGAAGTGGTGGCCCCGCACGTCCGCGGCGTGGAGGCCGTCGGGTTTCCGGCCGTGCTGGGCATGCACCGCCCCGGAGATGTGACCCGCGACTTGGCCGAGCGTCTCGGTGTGCCGGTGTTTGAAATCCCGACCATGCCCCCGGGAGTGCCCGGAATCCGGCTGAAGGAAGCCTTTGAGAGCGCCTTGCCGGAGCGCGGGGTGGCCCTGTTTTGCCAGCAGAAAATGTCCGGTATCGTGCCGGAACCGGCTGACCCGTTTGTCCTGCGGATCACCGGGCAGCCCGTGGAGCGCGAAGTGCGCGCCGCCAAAGTGTTGCTCTGCTCGGGCCGGTTTCTGGGAGGCGGGTTGGCGGCCCGCCAGGATCTGGGCATTGTGGAGACGGTCTTCGACCTTGCGGTCCGGCAGCCGGAGAGCCGTTCCGGATGGCATCGACAGGACTATTTTGATCCACGCGGTCACCCGGTGCACAGGACGGGTTTGGCCGTTGACCAGCAGTTTCGTCCCTTGGCCAAGGACGGGCGTCCGGTCCACCCAGGCTTGCACGCGGCAGGATCAATCCTGGCCCACCAGGACTGGATTCGGATGAAGTGCGGCGCCGGAGTGGCTATTGCCACGGCCTACAAGGCCGTGGAAGCCCTACGGCGGGGCCGGTGA
- a CDS encoding nucleotidyltransferase domain-containing protein, whose protein sequence is MPAEKDIFINKAKMFLDFLRQDGIDVADAYLFGSVVEGRANDESDIDVAVVSRDFQGIPFYDMQRIGKHRRRVDLRLEIHPFSLHDVQTDPSQFYLKIKQVGIQIS, encoded by the coding sequence ATGCCTGCTGAAAAAGATATATTCATAAACAAGGCAAAAATGTTTCTCGACTTTTTGCGTCAGGACGGCATCGATGTCGCGGACGCTTACCTTTTCGGTTCGGTGGTGGAAGGCAGGGCCAACGATGAGAGCGATATTGATGTCGCTGTTGTTTCCAGAGATTTCCAAGGTATTCCTTTTTATGACATGCAAAGAATCGGCAAGCATCGCAGACGGGTTGACCTGCGTCTGGAAATACATCCATTCTCCTTGCATGACGTACAGACTGATCCCTCACAATTTTATTTGAAAATAAAGCAGGTTGGAATTCAAATATCCTAG
- the glpA gene encoding anaerobic glycerol-3-phosphate dehydrogenase subunit A codes for MQQMQTDVLIIGAGAVGTGIARDLALRGVSSVVVERGDINSGASGGNHGLLHSGGRYVAGDVHSARECREENELLKRLAPQCIEECGGLYVAVAGDDERYIADFPGWCEAAGIQTQSVAPADARSMEPALSENLIAAYTLPDASLDPFRLSLENLAHAKALAGSTLLTRTAVDGFELDRGRIARVHLKDMARGETRTVEASQVINAAGAWAGRVAGLVNSRVGTSIPLLCSQGTLLVTHDRLSERVIHRLRPPGDGDILVPGGTVSILGTTSVTIPDPDLARPSVREVDVNLTNGAEMAPILASTRYVRAYCGVRPLLADDGSSEADRDGRSASRGFLLFDHENVGLGNFCSVVGGKLTTYRLMAEQTVDLVCGRLGNSTACRTREVPLPVMDACSWTEPGRSAKVWVMGHASDDEILCECELVSASAVDGLLQDCRDIFPDPDLQLLGKRSRIGKGACQGAFCGLRVASHLYDTGALSSRRGLGAMRVFFQERFKGQRPILWGAQMVQSELAEALHCGLLGLEFPAPESPEVELSHE; via the coding sequence ATGCAACAGATGCAAACGGATGTACTGATCATCGGCGCGGGGGCCGTGGGCACGGGGATTGCCCGTGATTTGGCCTTGCGGGGAGTTTCCTCCGTGGTCGTCGAACGCGGGGACATCAATTCCGGAGCCTCCGGGGGCAATCACGGGTTGCTGCACAGCGGGGGGCGGTACGTGGCCGGGGACGTTCATTCCGCCAGGGAGTGCCGGGAGGAGAACGAACTCCTGAAGCGTCTGGCCCCCCAATGCATCGAGGAGTGTGGCGGGCTCTACGTTGCCGTGGCCGGTGACGACGAGCGGTATATCGCGGATTTTCCGGGATGGTGCGAGGCCGCGGGGATTCAGACGCAAAGCGTCGCACCGGCCGATGCCCGGAGCATGGAGCCCGCTCTGAGCGAGAATCTGATCGCCGCCTACACCCTGCCCGACGCCTCTCTGGACCCGTTCCGCCTTTCCCTGGAAAATCTGGCCCATGCCAAGGCCCTGGCCGGGAGCACCCTGCTGACCCGGACCGCGGTTGACGGCTTTGAGCTGGATCGCGGCCGGATTGCCCGGGTTCACTTGAAGGATATGGCCCGGGGAGAGACCCGGACCGTCGAGGCCTCCCAGGTGATCAACGCCGCCGGGGCCTGGGCCGGGCGCGTTGCCGGACTTGTGAACTCCAGGGTCGGAACGTCGATTCCCCTGCTGTGCTCCCAGGGAACCCTGCTGGTGACCCACGACCGGTTGTCCGAGCGGGTCATTCATCGTCTCAGGCCCCCAGGAGACGGCGATATTCTCGTTCCCGGAGGCACGGTTTCCATTCTGGGAACCACCAGCGTGACCATCCCGGACCCCGATCTGGCCAGGCCCTCTGTTCGGGAGGTGGACGTCAACCTGACCAACGGCGCGGAAATGGCCCCGATTTTAGCCTCGACCAGGTATGTTCGGGCTTACTGCGGCGTTCGCCCGCTCCTCGCGGACGACGGTTCTTCCGAGGCGGACCGGGATGGGCGGTCCGCAAGCCGGGGCTTCCTGCTTTTTGATCATGAAAACGTCGGATTGGGCAATTTCTGTTCCGTGGTCGGGGGCAAGTTGACCACCTATCGGTTGATGGCTGAACAGACCGTTGACCTGGTCTGCGGCCGCCTGGGCAACAGCACCGCCTGCCGGACCAGGGAAGTACCGTTGCCGGTCATGGACGCCTGCTCCTGGACCGAGCCGGGGCGCTCGGCCAAGGTCTGGGTCATGGGGCACGCCTCGGACGACGAGATTCTTTGCGAGTGCGAGTTGGTCTCGGCCAGCGCCGTGGATGGCCTGCTGCAAGACTGCCGCGACATTTTTCCCGATCCTGACCTCCAGCTCCTGGGCAAGCGCAGTCGGATCGGCAAGGGGGCCTGCCAGGGGGCGTTTTGCGGTTTGCGCGTGGCATCGCACCTTTATGACACCGGGGCGCTGTCCTCGCGGCGCGGGCTGGGGGCCATGCGTGTTTTTTTTCAGGAACGCTTCAAGGGCCAGCGCCCGATTCTCTGGGGGGCGCAAATGGTTCAATCGGAACTCGCCGAAGCCCTGCACTGCGGTTTGCTGGGCCTGGAATTTCCGGCTCCAGAGTCCCCGGAGGTCGAATTGTCACATGAATGA
- a CDS encoding HEPN domain-containing protein, with the protein MEVKEKVEYWVNSAKHDLDVAESLYKSGKYDWSLFIAHLVLEKLFKALFVKRKEAFPPRIHDLVRLAAMADESFDEETLDFLDGVNTFNISTRYPDEKLNFYRICTKEFAAANLKRIKEVQECLLKKIYS; encoded by the coding sequence ATGGAGGTGAAAGAAAAAGTCGAGTACTGGGTTAATTCTGCCAAGCACGATTTGGATGTGGCTGAATCTCTTTACAAAAGCGGCAAGTATGATTGGTCCCTATTCATTGCTCATCTTGTCCTGGAGAAGCTTTTCAAGGCTCTTTTCGTCAAGCGCAAAGAGGCTTTTCCGCCACGAATTCATGATCTAGTCAGATTGGCTGCCATGGCGGATGAGAGCTTTGACGAGGAAACCCTTGATTTTTTGGATGGCGTCAACACGTTCAACATTTCAACAAGATATCCTGACGAAAAGTTAAACTTTTATCGAATTTGCACGAAAGAGTTCGCTGCGGCAAACTTGAAGCGCATCAAGGAGGTCCAAGAATGCCTGCTGAAAAAGATATATTCATAA
- a CDS encoding ATP-binding protein yields MDNTQTLYPRLLETRIAEAMADTPVVLVTGPRQAGKTTLVRRIAAQEMRYLTLDDELTLLAAKEDPVGLIRSLDRAVIDEIQRAPQLLLAIKKTVDEDRRPGRFLLTGAANLMALPMVADSLAGRMETLTLLPLSQSEIHGSNANWVDSAFSGHLLTATQPFLGNDLIEIVLRGGYPEAVFRSSTRRRAEWSRQYINSIIQRDVRDVAEVGKLDHLPRFLRALAQVSGQMCNYSQLGGQVGLDHKTAARYIGVFEQMYLLMRIEVWAQNRLNRIVKTPKIQFVDSGLLSTLVDVTPTLAQKNRNCFGKALECFVYGELRKHMATAESDCQLLYYRDHDQYEVDFIIENAAGNLVGVEVKAAATVTVGDLRGLKRLSSVAGEQLKMGVILYDGSETLPLGDGFWAAPLSSLWGRSEHRGLGT; encoded by the coding sequence ATGGACAATACTCAAACTCTCTACCCTCGCCTTCTTGAGACACGCATCGCCGAGGCAATGGCCGATACACCCGTTGTTTTAGTAACCGGTCCTCGCCAAGCGGGCAAAACCACGCTTGTGCGGCGGATAGCAGCGCAAGAAATGCGCTACCTCACTCTGGACGATGAACTTACATTGTTGGCGGCAAAAGAGGATCCCGTGGGCTTGATCAGAAGTCTCGATCGTGCCGTGATTGATGAAATCCAGCGTGCCCCTCAATTGTTGCTCGCTATAAAAAAAACAGTCGACGAGGATCGACGCCCAGGCCGTTTTCTTTTGACGGGGGCCGCCAATTTGATGGCTCTGCCGATGGTGGCTGACTCGCTTGCCGGGCGGATGGAAACGTTGACTCTGCTACCCCTGTCGCAAAGCGAAATTCACGGTAGCAACGCAAACTGGGTCGACAGCGCTTTTTCCGGCCATCTCTTAACCGCGACACAACCGTTTCTGGGCAATGACTTGATCGAGATTGTCTTGCGGGGAGGCTATCCTGAAGCTGTATTTCGGTCTTCAACTCGACGCAGGGCTGAATGGAGCAGACAATACATCAACTCCATTATCCAACGTGATGTTCGTGATGTGGCGGAGGTCGGAAAACTTGATCATCTGCCCAGATTTTTGCGGGCGCTGGCGCAAGTTTCCGGCCAGATGTGCAACTATTCCCAGCTTGGAGGGCAAGTCGGGCTGGATCACAAGACCGCTGCCCGTTACATTGGCGTGTTCGAACAGATGTATTTGCTGATGCGCATTGAAGTCTGGGCGCAAAATAGACTGAATCGCATCGTTAAAACGCCTAAAATACAGTTTGTCGATTCCGGTCTTTTGTCGACGCTGGTTGATGTTACGCCCACACTTGCACAAAAGAATCGTAATTGCTTTGGAAAAGCCTTAGAGTGTTTTGTTTATGGTGAATTACGTAAACACATGGCTACGGCGGAGAGCGATTGTCAGCTTCTTTACTACCGCGATCACGACCAATACGAGGTGGATTTCATCATTGAGAATGCAGCAGGAAATCTGGTTGGAGTGGAGGTGAAGGCTGCCGCGACAGTGACGGTTGGCGACCTCAGAGGTCTGAAACGACTATCGAGTGTCGCTGGAGAACAGCTCAAGATGGGCGTAATTCTTTATGATGGCTCGGAGACCCTGCCCCTTGGAGACGGCTTTTGGGCGGCTCCGCTGTCATCTTTGTGGGGCCGAAGTGAGCATCGGGGTCTGGGGACATGA